Part of the Brassica oleracea var. oleracea cultivar TO1000 chromosome C8, BOL, whole genome shotgun sequence genome is shown below.
CGAGTTCCTTCGTTGCTTGCTCCGTCTGCGATTAGATAAATTGATTGAGAAACGAATTTGGGAAGTCAATTTTACACAAGTTTGCTTCTAATTAACTCTTATCTAAGAAGAAGATTAAGTGGAAAATTAGGTTTCAGTATCTTTATCTTCTTCTTTGAAATTAGCTTTTACAAATCAATAAAGGAAGGTAGACTGTTGATGGTAACAAATTTTTGTAGGGACTCAAGAGATGAGTGTGCCTGTAGAAGGGGTTGCTGGTGGAGGCACAGCTTACGGGTTTAACGACGGTGGTCTTAATTCAGAACCTCTTAAACAATCTACGGACCCCACAGAGGTTCCTACTTCTGATTTGGTTCACGTCTGGTGTATGCCCAATACTGTTAACGTCGGTTCCCAAGAAACGCCTCGACCTCTAGAAACTGTAACCCTTCTTCTTATACACTTGCGATCTAAAATAATTAAAAAAACAAGTGTTCTGTTGCATTGTTAGTTAGGAAGTTGATTTATAAAGGTTATCAAATACGGTAGACCTATTATTAATGAATCAATTCTAGTTTACCTTTCTTGTGGTTTGTGTTTCTACAGATAAACCTTTTGGCCGCTAGAAACGAGAGAGAAAGTTTTCAGATTGCCATGCGTCCCAAAGTTTCTTGGGCTGGTTCTACCCCTTCCGGGAGTGTTCAGGTTCAGTGCAGTGACTTATGCTCTTCAGCTGGGGACAGGTGCGTGAGCCTTTGCTACCTTCCCTTTTCTCCAAACAGCGGCTTAAGAAACCGAACGTTTGAGATGGATTCTTCCCTTCTGATCTCTATATGATTGTTTTCTTCCTTTCAATTCACAGATTGGTTGTTGGCCAGTCTCTAAAGTTGCGGCGAGTGGTGCCTGTCTTAGGTGTTCCTGACGCTCTGGTGCCTCTTACTCAACTTAGCTTACTTCCAGGGTACTACCCACTCGCTAATCTTATTTCTTACTTCTGTCTTAATTCGTTAAAGACTGATATAATCTCGGATGTTCCATATTGTAGAGAAACAAGTGTGATTTGGGTCTCAATAGACGTTCCTAATGGGCAGCCTCCTGGTCAATATGAAGGAGAGATTACTGTTTCTGCAATGAAGACGGATGGAGGGTGAGACTCCCCTCTGTATTTCTTTTCTTTTATAGGATGCTCACAGATCTGCTTGCTGTCATTGTGTCATGTAAAAATGAGAAGTTGTTTCTCCTGGATTTTATACGCTGATGCCCAAATTTTGTGGTTGGTTACAGCTGTTCTGATAACTTGGGAAAGCATGAGAAGGATCAGCTATGTGTGGAACTTAAGAACTGTCTGGATATTATGGAACCGATAGAAGGAAAACCCATGGACGAAGTGGTAATTTTCAGTTTGCTTCTGTTTTGTTGAGCTCGTCCCCTTAGATAAATATTTTACTTGTCAGTAATCTGCAGCTTGTCTTTTAGGTAGAAAGAATAAAATGTGCAAGTTCGTCATTAAGAAGAATTCTCTTCTCTCCATCATTCGCGGAGTTCATTTCTACAAATGGATCCTCTGATATGATGGAAGAAGATGCTGTGTCAAACCTTGCAGTGCGTATTAAGCTAAGATTGACAGTTTGGGAATTTATTATTCCAGTGACTCCATCACTCCCCGCTGTCATCGGCGTCTCTGATACTGTAATCGAGGATCGTTTTGGTGTTGAACATGGAAGTGAAAAGTGGTACGAGAAACTGGATCTTCATTTCAAGTGGCTTCTTCAGTATCGTATCAGTCCATACTTCTGCAAATGGGGTGAAAATATGCGTGTCTTGACATACACCTCACCATGGCCTGGTATTGCAATTGTTATGCACCATCTAATTATTTTGCTTCAGATTCTAAGTTCACCATTTGCATTCCACTTTTTTTGGTTTCGCAGCCGAGCATCCCAAGTCTGATGAATATTTCTCTGATCCAAGGCTTGCGGCTTATGCAGTACCTTATAGACAAGTTATAGCAGGGTATGCATGTGTTGTCCTAGTCAAACTTCTTATAAGTGTTGTAGGTACCCAAACTATAACTTTTGTTGATGTGCATGCAGGGATGATTCAAGGGAAATTTACCTGCGGAAAGAAGTTGAGATATTGAGGAGTAAACCCCACTGGAATAAAGCTTACTTTTACTTGTGGGATGAGGTATCTTAGTTCCCACTGATTATCAATAGGCCGATGGTGGTGTCTCTTAGCATTTGTGTATCTCATGTTCCACCACAGGTGTAATTGATGTGTTCTTTTAGTTGAGGTTTACTTGTTGACAGCTTTCTTATTACCATTCGAAAATTTGGCAGCCACTGAATATGGATCACTTTCATAACGTTCGCAAGATGGCTAGTGAAATTTACGCCTATGCCCCGGATGCCCGGGTTTTGACTACTTACTACTGTGGTATGATTTCCTTTTTGTGGAACTCAAATGTGCTTATTACTTGTTTGTTTCTCGATTTCTCGATTTTACTTACTTTTTCCCCACTTAATGTGTGTTGTTCAACCCATAATGTTAGGTCATTGTGTAGAGTTAATATTATTTACGCTCTCGTCATGTTGGTCCACTGGTCTCATTACAGCACTTACGGTTATTTTACAATGGTTCAGCTACTCAGAAATTTTATTTATCTATCTGTAGGTCCGGGTGATGCGCCTCTTGCACCAACGCCCTTTGAATCTTTTGTCAAAGTTCCAAATCTGCTTCGACCCCATACTCAGATATACTGCACAAGGTAATTGCGCATGCACCATTTCTCTTAGGTGGCAGTGGTTTGATCATTCAGACAAATTGCCTTCTCTTACATGGGTTTGTGGCTTAATTAGTTGTCAAGATCTTAACCTCACCAATCTATCAATTAATCAAAAAGTAACCTCGTTTTTTTTTTGAGCAAATACATTTTTGTTCTTAAAATTGCCAACCGTATAACTCGGATTACCTATTTGGATAGACATGCATGTGAGTTTATTATATTCATCTATGAGTTAGGATTTTCAGATGCGTTTTAAGGAATATTTAGAGAAATCTGTTTACTACTAGTTAGTCTATCGTTGCCTTAATCCCGCAACTCAGTCTTAAAATATGGTTTAATATTCAGTGAATGGGTGCTTGGTAACCGGGAAGATTTGGTGAAAGATATTGTGGAGGGATTGCAGTTAGAGAATCGTGAGGTAAGCTCTCTCTGATCCTTCGTCTAAACTAGTCTATGTTACTCATTTGTCTAATCAATATGCGTAACTGAATAGAAATCTAATAACCATAATCATCATCATTTTTTAAGTATAGATTTCGGTCAGTTTTTAACCATACGCAAAACAGTTAATTAATTACCATAAGCTCCCAAAAGGTGTACACATGCATATGCATACATTCAAGCATTATCATAATCAACTAAGCCATCTTAATGCTACTCTTGTGTGGTTTATATATGAATGTATTTGCAATGGGAACCATAAAGAGGAATTCTCATGATGGGTGCAGGAATGGTGGACATACATATGCCTTGGACCTACAGATCCTCACCCAAATTGGCACTTAGGGATGCGTGGGACGCAGCACCGTG
Proteins encoded:
- the LOC106307316 gene encoding uncharacterized protein LOC106307316 — encoded protein: MDSNNGTQEMSVPVEGVAGGGTAYGFNDGGLNSEPLKQSTDPTEVPTSDLVHVWCMPNTVNVGSQETPRPLETINLLAARNERESFQIAMRPKVSWAGSTPSGSVQVQCSDLCSSAGDRLVVGQSLKLRRVVPVLGVPDALVPLTQLSLLPGETSVIWVSIDVPNGQPPGQYEGEITVSAMKTDGGCSDNLGKHEKDQLCVELKNCLDIMEPIEGKPMDEVVERIKCASSSLRRILFSPSFAEFISTNGSSDMMEEDAVSNLAVRIKLRLTVWEFIIPVTPSLPAVIGVSDTVIEDRFGVEHGSEKWYEKLDLHFKWLLQYRISPYFCKWGENMRVLTYTSPWPAEHPKSDEYFSDPRLAAYAVPYRQVIAGDDSREIYLRKEVEILRSKPHWNKAYFYLWDEPLNMDHFHNVRKMASEIYAYAPDARVLTTYYCGPGDAPLAPTPFESFVKVPNLLRPHTQIYCTSEWVLGNREDLVKDIVEGLQLENREEWWTYICLGPTDPHPNWHLGMRGTQHRAVMWRVWKEGGTGFLYWGANCYEKATVPSAEVRFRRGLPPGDGVLYYPGEVFSSSSEPVASLRLERLLSGLQDYEYLKLYESKYGREEAMGLLEKTGVYMGPERYTLEHRPIDVLRGEVYNACRPS